The Amblyomma americanum isolate KBUSLIRL-KWMA chromosome 3, ASM5285725v1, whole genome shotgun sequence genome window below encodes:
- the mRpL44 gene encoding mitochondrial ribosomal protein L44 — translation MECFARCVLRTAAKTLPLLRVHAVPRVAQVCGYKRSVPAVLKEMKTRRKIAGPEPLRHRSVKLEWNYDAEIYAFARRLGESWSDITLRQAFVEESYVDREKKQREDLGMRSESDDFSADIGLTANTQLSAAGRDLTSSYVQDYLTHAFPDLPSDGVEAVKRYLLSDATLSQVSSSIGTSDLIMCADFPPVEKTLANVLLALIGGLLKDSGLERAQLFVRDFVLTQLLDKDLCDLWEIPDPHERLATVLHDAGRPPVEPRLLWESGRNTLEASFCVGLYSDRQLLGYSVGETVSIAQEMAAREALRRFFGLSLNSNPLVLGKISKSLPGDATQQSCSTAAAP, via the coding sequence ATGGAGTGTTTTGCACGTTGCGTGCTGAGGACTGCTGCCAAAACTTTGCCACTTCTTCGAGTGCACGCTGTGCCTAGGGTTGCTCAAGTATGTGGGTATAAACGATCAGTTCCAGCTGTGCTGAAAGAGATGAAAACTCGTCGAAAGATAGCAGGCCCAGAGCCGCTACGGCACCGTTCCGTCAAGTTGGAGTGGAACTACGACGCCGAAATCTACGCATTTGCTAGGCGCCTCGGCGAGAGCTGGTCCGATATCACACTGCGCCAAGCATTCGTGGAAGAATCCTACGTGGACCGCGAGAAGAAACAGCGAGAAGATTTGGGGATGCGTTCGGAGAGCGACGATTTCAGTGCCGACATAGGCCTAACGGCTAACACGCAGCTATCGGCTGCTGGCAGGGATCTCACTAGCAGCTACGTGCAAGATTACCTTACGCACGCGTTTCCCGACCTTCCTTCGGATGGCGTCGAAGCAGTAAAACGGTATTTGTTGTCGGACGCTACACTCTCGCAGGTTTCTAGCAGTATCGGTACTTCGGACTTGATCATGTGTGCAGACTTCCCCCCCGTGGAAAAAACGCTAGCCAACGTACTCTTGGCTCTAATTGGTGGGCTGCTAAAAGACTCGGGCCTGGAGCGAGCTCAACTGTTTGTGCGAGACTTTGTGCTGACACAGCTTTTGGACAAGGACTTGTGCGATTTGTGGGAAATACCGGATCCTCACGAGAGGCTGGCCACCGTGCTTCACGACGCTGGTAGGCCGCCAGTAGAGCCGCGTTTGCTGTGGGAGTCCGGAAGGAATACCCTGGAAGCAAGTTTTTGTGTCGGCCTGTACTCGGACAGACAGTTGCTTGGTTACAGCGTTGGTGAAACGGTGTCCATCGCCCAGGAAATGGCGGCGCGTGAAGCGCTCCGCCGTTTTTTCGGACTGTCGCTAAACAGCAACCCTTTGGTGCTGGGTAAAATATCGAAATCGCTACCTGGCGATGCCACACAGCAAAGCTGCTCAACGGCAGCAGCGCCATGA